A genome region from Chryseobacterium indicum includes the following:
- a CDS encoding phosphodiester glycosidase family protein yields the protein MTKIALFIVCLCCFLSCDKKIKHEDDFVIFKVNPKIQNVAFYWKDDNGTILKSIAHLKNKTEQENKELIFAMNGGMFEPNNFPKGLYIENFKILNKTDTLSGKGNFYLHPNGIFYLTKNNDAEIIETKAFRNNQEIKYATQSGPILLIDGEINPIFKQESKNLNIRNGVGILKDGNIVFIMSKKEVNFYNFASVFKESGCKKALYLDGFVSRTYCPEQQWTQEDGNFGVMIGVTTSKK from the coding sequence ATGACGAAAATTGCATTGTTCATAGTATGTCTCTGTTGTTTTTTATCCTGCGATAAGAAAATAAAACATGAGGATGATTTTGTCATTTTTAAAGTAAATCCTAAAATACAAAATGTCGCTTTCTACTGGAAAGATGATAACGGAACAATTCTTAAAAGCATTGCTCATTTAAAGAATAAAACAGAGCAGGAAAATAAAGAATTAATATTTGCCATGAACGGCGGAATGTTTGAACCCAATAACTTTCCGAAAGGATTGTATATTGAAAATTTTAAAATCCTGAATAAAACAGATACTTTATCCGGCAAAGGAAATTTTTATCTCCATCCCAACGGAATATTTTACCTAACGAAGAATAACGATGCTGAAATTATTGAAACAAAAGCTTTCAGAAATAATCAGGAAATAAAATACGCAACACAATCCGGACCGATATTGCTGATTGATGGGGAAATAAATCCAATATTTAAACAAGAGTCAAAAAATCTCAACATCAGAAACGGAGTCGGAATTCTAAAAGATGGAAATATAGTTTTTATAATGTCTAAAAAAGAGGTTAATTTTTATAATTTTGCTTCAGTATTTAAAGAATCAGGCTGTAAAAAAGCTTTGTATCTCGATGGCTTTGTTTCCAGAACCTATTGCCCCGAACAGCAATGGACGCAGGAAGACGGAAACTTCGGAGTCATGATCGGGGTTACCACATCTAAAAAATAA
- a CDS encoding DUF58 domain-containing protein: MKNLYLNTRFFFTLIGVGILYVLAFFFPLLMWVAHIVLLLIFLAAMVDYLFVFNRKEGISAQRILPEKLSNGDENPVKVDIKNNYAFKINVKVIDEIPFQFQKRDFLIEKQIESGRNTFFQYILEPKERGEYNFGSLNVYVSSPLGFVAKRFNFQKDANLPTYPSFIHLRKYELMALQSEFLLGGIKKIRKLGHTMEFEQIKEYVPGDDIRTINWKATSKTNRLMVNQFQDEKSQRIFMLIDKGRTMKMPFKGLSLLDYSINATMALSHIILKKGDRAGMMTFSKKTENKIAAENKSGQLRKISEALYNIKTDFFESDFNRLYQDVKYSLNQRSLILLFTNFETLDGLNRQLKYLRGIAKNHLLVVVFFKNSELQTLIHKNPESMQEVYDEIIAEKFEFEKKLIIQELRKYGIYTVYTLPENLNIDVINKYLEIKARGIL, translated from the coding sequence ATGAAAAACTTATACCTCAATACACGCTTTTTCTTCACGCTCATCGGAGTGGGGATTCTGTATGTTCTCGCTTTTTTCTTTCCGTTACTCATGTGGGTAGCGCACATCGTTTTGCTTCTGATTTTTTTGGCGGCAATGGTGGATTATCTTTTTGTTTTCAACAGGAAAGAAGGGATTTCCGCGCAAAGAATATTGCCCGAAAAATTATCCAATGGTGATGAAAATCCCGTAAAAGTTGATATTAAAAACAATTATGCTTTCAAAATCAATGTGAAAGTAATTGACGAAATTCCGTTTCAGTTTCAGAAGAGAGATTTCTTAATCGAAAAACAGATAGAATCGGGAAGAAATACATTTTTTCAATATATTCTGGAGCCAAAGGAAAGAGGAGAGTACAATTTCGGCAGTTTAAATGTGTATGTTTCTTCACCTTTAGGTTTTGTCGCAAAACGGTTTAATTTTCAGAAAGATGCCAATTTACCGACTTATCCGTCATTTATTCATTTGAGAAAATATGAACTGATGGCTTTGCAAAGCGAATTTCTGTTGGGCGGAATCAAGAAAATCCGAAAACTGGGACATACGATGGAGTTTGAGCAGATTAAAGAATATGTTCCGGGAGATGACATCAGAACGATCAACTGGAAAGCGACGTCTAAAACAAACCGATTGATGGTTAATCAGTTTCAGGACGAAAAATCGCAGCGTATTTTTATGCTGATTGATAAAGGACGAACGATGAAGATGCCCTTCAAAGGGCTGAGTCTTTTGGATTATTCCATTAATGCAACGATGGCTTTATCACATATCATTCTGAAAAAAGGCGACCGCGCCGGAATGATGACTTTTTCGAAAAAAACTGAAAATAAAATTGCGGCAGAAAATAAATCGGGACAGCTTAGAAAAATTTCGGAAGCGCTTTATAACATTAAAACGGATTTCTTTGAGAGTGATTTTAACAGATTATATCAGGATGTAAAATATTCGCTGAACCAGAGAAGTTTGATTCTTTTATTTACGAATTTTGAAACGTTGGATGGCTTAAACCGTCAGTTAAAATATCTTCGTGGAATCGCTAAAAACCATTTATTGGTTGTGGTTTTCTTCAAAAATTCAGAATTGCAGACGTTGATTCATAAAAATCCTGAAAGTATGCAGGAAGTGTATGACGAAATCATTGCAGAAAAATTTGAGTTTGAAAAGAAGCTGATCATTCAGGAACTCCGCAAATACGGAATTTACACAGTGTACACTTTACCGGAAAATCTGAATATTGATGTCATCAATAAATATCTGGAAATTAAAGCGAGAGGGATTTTGTAA
- a CDS encoding OsmC family protein — MKISLNRINDDFLFECTNSQGNSILLDNTTQPGAKGVSPMESVLMAVAGCSGIDVVSILKKQRQEITDFKAEVEGERIPVDDAKPFKSIKVKFLLEGNIDPKKAQKAAQLSFEKYCSVSKTLEPNVEIGYEVFVNGESVKD; from the coding sequence ATGAAAATATCACTTAACCGAATCAACGACGATTTTTTATTTGAATGTACCAATTCTCAGGGAAATTCAATTCTTTTAGATAATACGACACAACCCGGCGCAAAAGGAGTTTCTCCGATGGAAAGCGTTTTGATGGCAGTCGCAGGATGCAGCGGAATAGACGTGGTTTCTATTCTGAAAAAGCAGAGACAGGAAATTACAGATTTTAAAGCAGAAGTAGAAGGCGAAAGAATTCCTGTAGATGATGCAAAACCTTTCAAATCTATAAAAGTTAAATTTCTTCTGGAAGGAAATATTGATCCTAAAAAAGCGCAGAAAGCAGCTCAGTTGTCTTTCGAGAAATACTGCTCGGTTTCCAAAACACTGGAACCGAATGTGGAAATAGGATATGAGGTTTTTGTAAATGGCGAAAGTGTAAAAGATTAG
- a CDS encoding AAA family ATPase — translation MENFENPNIENEFSISLDKKEDQFQSRIDMIELRTSLEKVKAEIAKVIVGQENMVEHLLAALLSNGHVLIEGVPGVAKTITAKLLAKTIDVGFSRIQFTPDLMPSDILGTSVFSVKNSEFEFKKGPIFSNFILIDEINRSPAKTQAALFEVMEERQITMDGTRYPMEEPFLVVATQNPIEHEGTYRLPEAQLDRFLFKINVGYPNLEQEIAIIRNQHESKQEDKTEVVNKVITAQQLKNYQHLVKEIIVESQLMEYIAKIIINTRENQFLYLGASPRASLALLTASKAFAALRGRDFVTPEDIKEASYAVLRHRVIVSPEREMEGLTADEIIRQILEGIEIPR, via the coding sequence ATGGAAAACTTTGAAAACCCAAATATAGAAAACGAATTTTCTATCAGCTTAGATAAAAAAGAAGATCAGTTTCAGTCGAGAATCGATATGATTGAACTTCGTACAAGTCTTGAAAAAGTAAAAGCCGAAATTGCAAAAGTAATTGTCGGTCAGGAAAACATGGTGGAGCATCTTTTGGCAGCACTTCTTTCGAACGGTCACGTTCTTATTGAAGGTGTTCCGGGAGTTGCCAAAACCATCACGGCAAAATTACTGGCAAAAACGATCGATGTAGGATTCAGCAGAATTCAGTTTACACCCGATTTGATGCCTTCCGATATTTTGGGAACTTCTGTTTTCAGCGTAAAAAATTCTGAATTTGAATTTAAAAAAGGACCTATTTTTTCTAATTTCATCCTGATTGACGAGATCAACCGGTCTCCGGCAAAAACTCAGGCAGCTTTGTTTGAAGTGATGGAAGAAAGACAGATCACGATGGACGGAACCCGCTATCCGATGGAAGAACCTTTCCTTGTGGTGGCAACCCAGAACCCGATTGAGCATGAAGGAACATACAGACTTCCGGAAGCCCAGCTTGACCGTTTTCTGTTTAAAATAAATGTGGGTTATCCGAATCTGGAGCAGGAAATTGCCATCATCAGAAATCAGCATGAAAGCAAGCAGGAAGATAAAACAGAGGTTGTTAACAAAGTGATTACTGCACAGCAACTGAAAAATTATCAGCATCTGGTAAAAGAGATCATTGTTGAATCTCAGTTGATGGAGTATATCGCTAAAATTATTATCAACACCAGAGAAAACCAGTTCCTGTATTTAGGAGCTTCTCCGAGAGCGAGTCTGGCTTTGTTAACCGCATCAAAAGCATTTGCGGCTTTAAGAGGACGAGATTTTGTAACGCCGGAAGACATTAAAGAAGCCAGTTATGCCGTTCTGAGACACAGAGTCATCGTATCGCCGGAAAGAGAAATGGAAGGTCTTACTGCGGATGAAATTATCAGACAGATTTTAGAGGGAATAGAGATTCCGAGATAG
- a CDS encoding DUF4129 domain-containing protein produces the protein MNRLLLLLLFFSFGTVFSQQQDDLPPEEAVFLDSIETGHYRNMYRADSVLYKNPVTENTVYPKKFKDNIPSRYKDKDFDYTTVKPRMSFGQKLMKKLAELLDSIFGETVFTKSGNFAGILMRLFVIVLVGFLLYFIIKYLIGNGGISFFGKKNRKVEIREEELHENIHEINFPESILKFEKSGDFRSAVRYQFLFVLKKLSDKKLIIWNPEKTNKDYAAELKAPHLKESFYDLAYIFDYVWYGEFSIDEENYLKFKNQYQSFKP, from the coding sequence ATGAATAGGCTTCTTCTTTTACTGCTTTTTTTCAGTTTCGGAACTGTTTTTTCTCAGCAGCAGGACGATCTGCCTCCTGAAGAAGCTGTTTTTCTGGACTCGATAGAAACGGGACATTACAGGAATATGTACCGTGCAGATTCTGTATTGTATAAAAATCCGGTAACGGAAAACACCGTTTATCCTAAAAAATTTAAAGACAACATCCCTTCAAGATACAAAGACAAAGACTTCGACTATACTACGGTAAAACCCAGAATGTCTTTCGGGCAGAAGCTGATGAAGAAGCTCGCAGAATTATTAGACAGTATTTTCGGGGAAACCGTATTTACAAAATCAGGAAATTTCGCAGGGATTTTAATGCGTCTTTTTGTGATTGTTCTTGTTGGTTTCTTGTTGTATTTCATCATTAAATATCTCATCGGGAACGGCGGAATTTCATTCTTCGGAAAGAAAAACCGGAAAGTGGAGATCCGCGAAGAAGAACTTCATGAAAATATTCACGAAATTAATTTCCCGGAAAGTATTCTGAAATTTGAAAAATCGGGCGATTTCCGTTCGGCAGTTCGTTATCAGTTTTTATTTGTCTTAAAAAAATTAAGCGATAAAAAACTCATCATCTGGAATCCGGAAAAAACCAATAAAGATTATGCGGCAGAGCTGAAAGCACCGCACTTAAAAGAAAGTTTTTACGATCTTGCCTATATTTTCGATTATGTCTGGTACGGAGAATTCTCTATTGATGAAGAAAACTACCTGAAATTTAAAAACCAATATCAATCCTTTAAACCGTAA
- a CDS encoding MGH1-like glycoside hydrolase domain-containing protein, protein MIAEKQRLQDTNWKNWGPYVSNRQWGNVREDYSPNGDAWNFANHNNAESYAYRWGEEGIAGISDAKQLFCFALSFWNKKDKMVKERFFGLSNPQGNHGEDIKELFYYLDNTPTHSYMKMVYKYPINEFPYNDLLSENAKRSKKEPEYEIFDTGIFDKDEYFDIFIEYAKADHNDILVRVTVCNRSNKDAPIIVAPMVWFRNNWKWGYNTYKGQINASHEGCINVNHDSISIKKFYSRNILAESVFCDNETNSPKLYGTPYPGNSFYKDGINDYITYGSNTVNPEKRGTKASFLIDEVIEAGQSKTFDFRLSPNELDNPFYDFDEIFRNRISEADEFYDEIQNDVTSDDEKNVQRQAFAGLLWNKQFYHYNVGKWLKGDPNFEAPRNFNHYVRNTEWNHMHNKDIISMPDKWEYPWYATWDLAFHCVPFAIIDAEFAKGQLLLLTKEWYMHPNGQLPAYEWNLSDVNPPVHAWSCFRVFKIDEKQNGKPDLLFLEKVFQKLLLNFTWWVNRKDKNGKNIFGGGFLGLDNIGAFDRNMVLKDGQHLEQADGTSWMAMYALNMMRIAMELAQYYQVYEDMAIKFFEHYLYIAEAMENLGEGTKGLWNEEDGFFYDVLQLGNGDSVSLKLRSIVGLIPMFAVEIIDHHLLDKMPNFTTRMDWILKNKPELTKLVSHWEEEGHGRKHLMSILRKNRLTKVLTRMLDEKEFLSQYGIRAMSKVYEDNPFKFSVHGTENIVYYTPAESDSRMFGGNSNWRGPIWFPINFLIVESLQRFHFYYGNSLKVELPTGSGDKKNLDEVAHDISNRLCSIFLKDENGERAFNGGNAKFNYDENFKDYITFFEYFHGDNGRGVGASHQTGWTATVAKLLKPRLLM, encoded by the coding sequence ATGATTGCTGAAAAACAAAGATTACAAGACACAAACTGGAAAAACTGGGGACCTTACGTGAGTAACCGGCAATGGGGAAATGTACGCGAAGACTACAGCCCAAACGGCGATGCATGGAATTTCGCCAATCACAATAACGCAGAAAGCTATGCCTACCGTTGGGGAGAGGAAGGAATAGCGGGAATTTCTGATGCAAAGCAGCTTTTCTGTTTTGCGCTTTCGTTCTGGAACAAAAAAGATAAGATGGTGAAAGAGCGCTTCTTTGGACTGAGCAATCCACAGGGAAATCACGGAGAAGACATTAAAGAACTATTTTATTATCTGGACAATACACCTACTCACAGCTATATGAAAATGGTGTACAAATATCCGATTAATGAATTTCCTTATAATGATCTTCTTTCCGAGAATGCAAAAAGAAGTAAGAAGGAACCCGAATACGAGATTTTCGATACCGGTATTTTCGATAAGGATGAATATTTTGATATTTTCATTGAATATGCAAAGGCTGACCATAATGATATTTTAGTGAGGGTAACTGTCTGCAACAGGAGTAATAAAGATGCTCCGATCATAGTTGCTCCCATGGTATGGTTCCGAAATAACTGGAAATGGGGCTATAATACCTATAAAGGGCAAATCAATGCTTCTCACGAAGGCTGCATCAATGTAAATCATGACAGTATTTCGATTAAAAAGTTTTACTCAAGAAATATTCTGGCGGAAAGTGTTTTCTGTGATAACGAGACCAACAGTCCGAAATTATACGGAACGCCTTATCCGGGAAATTCTTTTTATAAAGACGGAATCAACGATTATATTACATACGGGAGCAATACCGTAAATCCTGAAAAGAGAGGAACCAAAGCCTCTTTTTTAATTGATGAAGTTATTGAGGCAGGACAATCGAAAACATTTGATTTCAGATTATCGCCTAATGAACTGGATAATCCGTTTTATGATTTTGATGAGATCTTTAGAAACAGAATTTCTGAAGCGGATGAATTTTATGATGAAATCCAGAATGATGTAACCAGTGATGATGAAAAAAACGTTCAGAGACAGGCTTTCGCAGGACTTCTCTGGAATAAGCAGTTTTATCATTACAACGTAGGAAAATGGCTGAAAGGCGACCCGAATTTTGAAGCTCCAAGAAACTTCAACCATTATGTCCGAAATACAGAGTGGAATCATATGCACAATAAAGACATCATTTCGATGCCTGATAAATGGGAATATCCTTGGTATGCAACTTGGGATCTTGCCTTCCATTGTGTTCCGTTTGCGATTATTGATGCCGAATTTGCAAAAGGACAGCTTCTTTTATTAACTAAAGAATGGTATATGCATCCGAACGGACAGCTTCCTGCTTATGAATGGAATCTGAGCGATGTAAACCCGCCCGTTCATGCATGGTCATGTTTCCGTGTATTTAAAATTGATGAAAAGCAAAACGGAAAACCGGATCTTTTATTTTTGGAAAAGGTTTTTCAGAAATTATTGTTAAACTTCACATGGTGGGTAAACCGAAAAGATAAAAACGGAAAAAATATTTTCGGAGGCGGTTTTCTTGGCCTTGATAACATCGGGGCTTTTGACCGGAATATGGTGTTAAAAGACGGACAGCATCTGGAGCAGGCGGACGGAACGAGCTGGATGGCTATGTACGCTCTGAATATGATGCGGATTGCCATGGAACTGGCTCAATATTATCAGGTGTATGAAGATATGGCAATTAAATTCTTTGAACATTATCTCTATATTGCCGAAGCCATGGAAAATCTGGGGGAAGGAACAAAAGGGCTATGGAATGAAGAAGACGGCTTTTTCTATGATGTGCTTCAGCTTGGAAACGGCGACAGTGTTTCTCTGAAACTGAGAAGTATTGTGGGATTGATTCCCATGTTTGCCGTGGAAATTATCGATCATCATTTGCTGGATAAAATGCCCAACTTTACTACGAGAATGGATTGGATTCTGAAAAATAAACCTGAACTTACGAAACTTGTTTCGCACTGGGAAGAAGAAGGCCACGGAAGAAAGCATCTGATGAGTATTCTGAGGAAAAACCGTCTGACAAAAGTTCTTACGAGAATGCTTGATGAGAAAGAATTTTTAAGCCAGTACGGAATCCGTGCAATGTCGAAAGTATATGAGGATAATCCTTTCAAATTTTCTGTTCATGGCACCGAAAATATTGTGTATTATACTCCTGCGGAAAGCGACAGCAGAATGTTCGGGGGAAACAGCAACTGGCGTGGTCCGATCTGGTTTCCGATCAATTTTCTGATTGTTGAAAGTTTACAGAGATTCCATTTCTACTACGGAAACAGCTTGAAAGTAGAATTGCCGACGGGAAGCGGTGACAAGAAAAATCTTGATGAGGTCGCTCACGATATCAGCAACAGACTTTGTTCTATATTTTTGAAAGACGAGAATGGAGAACGTGCTTTCAACGGAGGAAATGCGAAGTTTAATTATGATGAAAATTTTAAAGATTACATTACCTTTTTCGAATATTTTCACGGAGACAACGGACGCGGCGTAGGAGCTTCTCACCAGACAGGATGGACGGCAACGGTTGCAAAGCTTTTGAAGCCAAGATTATTGATGTAA